One genomic window of Podarcis muralis chromosome 9, rPodMur119.hap1.1, whole genome shotgun sequence includes the following:
- the ELF2 gene encoding ETS-related transcription factor Elf-2 isoform X3, producing the protein MATSLHEGPTNQLDLLIRAVEASVHGSNVHCSDKTIEAAEALLHMESPTCLRDARTPVEVFVPPCVSTPEFIHAAMRPDVITETVVEVSTEESEPMDTSPIPTSPEIHEPMKKKKAGRKPKTQVPPAISSASPDLTIKKKPREGKGNTTYLWEFLLDLLQDKNTCPRYIKWTQREKGIFKLVDSKAVSKLWGKHKNKPDMNYETMGRALRYYYQRGILAKVEGQRLVYQFKEMPKNIVVIDDKSECGSEDLSIATDEKSLERVSLSAENLLKAAASARAGKNASQLNCTRAEKPITRVVNISSPGHEMTSCSTTTVPATTAPRTVRVAMQVPVVMTSLGQKISTVAVQSVNAGSPLITSTSPTTAATPKVVIQTIPTVMPASAENGEKITMQPTKIITIPATQLAQCQLQTKTGLPGTGSINIVGTPLAVRALTPVSIAHGTPVMRLSMPAQQAGSHTSPRVISAVIKGPEVKSEAMALKQEREVKTLQLVQEEKPADGTKTVTHVVVVSTPSAIALPVTVKTEGMVTCEK; encoded by the exons ATGGCGACTTCCCTGCATGAGGGGCCCACGAACCAGCTCGACCTGCTCATCCGCGCCG TGGAAGCATCTGTACATGGCAGCAATGTGCACTGTTCGGATAAGACAATTGAAGCAGCAGAGGCCTTGCTTCATATGGAATCTCCAACCTGCTTAAGAGATGCTAGAACTCCAG tGGAAGTTTTTGTCCCACCTTGTGTGTCAACTCCAGAGTTCATTCATGCTGCTATGAGGCCAGATGTCATTACAGAAACAGTAGTGGAGGTATCAACTGAGGAGTCTGAACCAATGGATACATCTCCTATTCCAACATCTCCAGAGATCCATGAGccaatgaagaaaaagaaag CTGGCCGTAAGCCAAAAACCCAAGTGCCACCAGCCATTTCCAGTGCGTCTCCAGACCTGACtataaagaagaagccaagagaAGGCAAAG gaaatacAACCTACTTGTGGGAATTCCTTCTAGACCTTCTTCAGGACAAAAATACTTGTCCTCGATATATCAAGTGGACTCAGCGGGAGAAGGGCATATTTAAGCTTGTAGATTCTAAAGCAGTCTCCAAACTATGgggaaaacacaaaaacaagccTGATATGAACTACGAAACAATGGGAAGGGCTCTgag ATACTACTATCAAAGAGGAATTCTGGCAAAAGTTGAAGGACAAAGACTTGTATATCAGTTCAAGGAAATGCCCAAAAACATTGTGGTTATTGATGACAAAAGTGAATGTGGCAGTGAAGATTTATCAATCGCCACCGATGAGAAGTCATTGGAGCGAGTGTCACTTTCTGCAGAAAACCTTTTGAAAGCAGCAGCCTCTGCGCGTGCAGGAAAAAACGCTTCTCAGTTGAACTGCACAAGAGCAGAGAAGCCCATTACCAGAGTGGTGAATATCTCCTCACCTGGGCATGAAATGACATCTTGTTCCACAACCACCGTTCCAGCAACAACTGCTCCCAG AACTGTTCGTGTGGCCATGCAAGTGCCTGTCGTAATGACGTCTCTGGGACAGAAAATATCGACTGTTGCAGTGCAGTCAGTAAATGCAGGGTCACCGTTGATTACCAGCACAAGCCCAACCACAGCAGCAACCCCAAAGGTCGTAATCCAGACAATCCCTACAGTGATGCCAGCATCTGCTGAAAATGGAGAGAAAATCACAATGCAGCCTACGAAAATTATTACCATCCCTGCTACGCAGCTCGCGCAGTGCCAGTTGCAAACAAAAACTGGTTTGCCTGGGACAGGAAGCATTAACATAGTTGGAACGCCACTAGCCGTGAGAGCACTTACTCCTGTGTCCATAGCCCATGGGACACCCGTGATGAGACTATCTATGCCGGCTCAGCAGGCAGGTAGCCATACCTCTCCCAGAGTTATTAGCGCAGTCATAAAAGGTCCAGAGGTCAAATCTGAAGCAATGGCTTTGAAGCAGGAGCGGGAGGTTAAGACGCTGCAGCTTGTTCAGGAAGAAAAGCCTGCAGATGGAACCAAGACGGTTACGCATGTGGTTGTGGTCAGTACGCCATCGGCTATTGCCCTCCCTGTAACTGTGAAAACGGAGGGGATGGTAACATGCGAGAAATGA
- the ELF2 gene encoding ETS-related transcription factor Elf-2 isoform X4, with the protein MKLIQNSVVEASVHGSNVHCSDKTIEAAEALLHMESPTCLRDARTPVEVFVPPCVSTPEFIHAAMRPDVITETVVEVSTEESEPMDTSPIPTSPEIHEPMKKKKAGRKPKTQVPPAISSASPDLTIKKKPREGKGNTTYLWEFLLDLLQDKNTCPRYIKWTQREKGIFKLVDSKAVSKLWGKHKNKPDMNYETMGRALRYYYQRGILAKVEGQRLVYQFKEMPKNIVVIDDKSECGSEDLSIATDEKSLERVSLSAENLLKAAASARAGKNASQLNCTRAEKPITRVVNISSPGHEMTSCSTTTVPATTAPRTVRVAMQVPVVMTSLGQKISTVAVQSVNAGSPLITSTSPTTAATPKVVIQTIPTVMPASAENGEKITMQPTKIITIPATQLAQCQLQTKTGLPGTGSINIVGTPLAVRALTPVSIAHGTPVMRLSMPAQQAGSHTSPRVISAVIKGPEVKSEAMALKQEREVKTLQLVQEEKPADGTKTVTHVVVVSTPSAIALPVTVKTEGMVTCEK; encoded by the exons TGGAAGCATCTGTACATGGCAGCAATGTGCACTGTTCGGATAAGACAATTGAAGCAGCAGAGGCCTTGCTTCATATGGAATCTCCAACCTGCTTAAGAGATGCTAGAACTCCAG tGGAAGTTTTTGTCCCACCTTGTGTGTCAACTCCAGAGTTCATTCATGCTGCTATGAGGCCAGATGTCATTACAGAAACAGTAGTGGAGGTATCAACTGAGGAGTCTGAACCAATGGATACATCTCCTATTCCAACATCTCCAGAGATCCATGAGccaatgaagaaaaagaaag CTGGCCGTAAGCCAAAAACCCAAGTGCCACCAGCCATTTCCAGTGCGTCTCCAGACCTGACtataaagaagaagccaagagaAGGCAAAG gaaatacAACCTACTTGTGGGAATTCCTTCTAGACCTTCTTCAGGACAAAAATACTTGTCCTCGATATATCAAGTGGACTCAGCGGGAGAAGGGCATATTTAAGCTTGTAGATTCTAAAGCAGTCTCCAAACTATGgggaaaacacaaaaacaagccTGATATGAACTACGAAACAATGGGAAGGGCTCTgag ATACTACTATCAAAGAGGAATTCTGGCAAAAGTTGAAGGACAAAGACTTGTATATCAGTTCAAGGAAATGCCCAAAAACATTGTGGTTATTGATGACAAAAGTGAATGTGGCAGTGAAGATTTATCAATCGCCACCGATGAGAAGTCATTGGAGCGAGTGTCACTTTCTGCAGAAAACCTTTTGAAAGCAGCAGCCTCTGCGCGTGCAGGAAAAAACGCTTCTCAGTTGAACTGCACAAGAGCAGAGAAGCCCATTACCAGAGTGGTGAATATCTCCTCACCTGGGCATGAAATGACATCTTGTTCCACAACCACCGTTCCAGCAACAACTGCTCCCAG AACTGTTCGTGTGGCCATGCAAGTGCCTGTCGTAATGACGTCTCTGGGACAGAAAATATCGACTGTTGCAGTGCAGTCAGTAAATGCAGGGTCACCGTTGATTACCAGCACAAGCCCAACCACAGCAGCAACCCCAAAGGTCGTAATCCAGACAATCCCTACAGTGATGCCAGCATCTGCTGAAAATGGAGAGAAAATCACAATGCAGCCTACGAAAATTATTACCATCCCTGCTACGCAGCTCGCGCAGTGCCAGTTGCAAACAAAAACTGGTTTGCCTGGGACAGGAAGCATTAACATAGTTGGAACGCCACTAGCCGTGAGAGCACTTACTCCTGTGTCCATAGCCCATGGGACACCCGTGATGAGACTATCTATGCCGGCTCAGCAGGCAGGTAGCCATACCTCTCCCAGAGTTATTAGCGCAGTCATAAAAGGTCCAGAGGTCAAATCTGAAGCAATGGCTTTGAAGCAGGAGCGGGAGGTTAAGACGCTGCAGCTTGTTCAGGAAGAAAAGCCTGCAGATGGAACCAAGACGGTTACGCATGTGGTTGTGGTCAGTACGCCATCGGCTATTGCCCTCCCTGTAACTGTGAAAACGGAGGGGATGGTAACATGCGAGAAATGA
- the NOCT gene encoding nocturnin isoform X2 has translation MHSSGFSVYSMGNSTSRLYSALAKTLSTGAVSKHQEYLEQTDPDFLDPIDPKDLLEECQMVLQKRPARFQRDFVNLRTSFSRSHRPIRVMQWNILAQALGEGKDNFIQCPMEALRWEERKCLILEEILAYQPDILCLQEVDHYFDTFQPLLSRLGYQCTFFPKPWSPCLDVECNNGPDGCALFFLKDRFTLVNSTNIRLTAMKLKTNQVAIAQILKCNETGKLFCTAVTHLKARNGWERFRSAQGADLLENLKKITREAEVPLIICGDFNAEPTEEVYKEFSNSSLNLNSAYKLLSEDGLSEPPYTTWKIRPSGECRHTLDYIWYSQHALNVNAALSLLTEEQIGPNRLPSFTYPSDHLSLVCDFTFNEDPDRLL, from the exons ATGCATTCTTCCGGCTTTTCAG TTTATTCCATGGGCAACAGTACCAGCAGGCTATATAGTGCTCTTGCAAAGACTCTGAGTACTGGTGCTGTCTCCAAACACCAGGAATACTTGGAACAAACGGATCCTGATTTCTTGGATCCCATTGATCCCAAGGATCTGCTTGAAGAATGCCAGATGGTTCTTCAGAAACGTCCTGCCCGGTTCCAGAGGGACTTTGTGAACCTGAGGACCAGCTTTTCCAGAAGCCACCGACCTATTAGGGTCATGCAGTGGAACATCCTTGCACAAG CTCTTGGAGAAGGCAAGGACAACTTTATTCAGTGCCCGATGGAAGCCCTGAGGTGGGAAGAAAGGAAATGCCTCATTCTAGAAGAGATCCTGGCATATCAGCCAGACATCTTGTGCCTACAGGAAGTGGACCACTACTTTGACACCTTCCAGCCTCTGCTCAGCCGGCTGGGCTACCAATGTACTTTCTTCCCTAAACCGTGGTCTCCATGTTTAGACGTGGAATGTAACAACGGGCCAGACGGCTGTGCCTTATTCTTCCTCAAGGACAGGTTCACTCTCGTCAACAGCACCAACATCAGGCTGACCGCCATGAAGCTGAAAACCAACCAAGTCGCCATTGCTCAGATTCTGAAATGTAACGAAACCGGCAAACTGTTCTGCACTGCTGTTACTCACCTGAAAGCTCGCAACGGCTGGGAGAGATTTAGGTCTGCGCAAGGGGCCGATCTTCTGGAGAACCTGAAGAAGATCACCCGGGAGGCAGAGGTCCCTCTAATCATCTGTGGCGATTTCAACGCGGAGCCCACCGAAGAGGTGTACAAGGAATTCTCAAATTCTAGCCTGAACCTAAACAGCGCTTACAAGCTGCTGAGTGAAGACGGACTGTCAGAACCTCCCTATACGACGTGGAAGATCCGACCCTCTGGAGAGTGCAGGCACACCCTCGATTACATCTGGTACTCCCAACATGCCTTAAACGTGAATGCTGCTCTCAGTCTCCTGACTGAGGAGCAAATTGGACCCAACAGGCTACCGTCTTTCACTTACCCCTCAGACCATCTGTCTTTAGTATGTGACTTCACATTTAATGAAGATCCCGACAGGCTTTTATAG
- the NOCT gene encoding nocturnin isoform X1: MYQSPARSLCSALSNLCCAPSSATSSTLLLRSPAPVKRALSPPAILASSAAVTAAPHYGCSAAVSSGAANSQAVYSMGNSTSRLYSALAKTLSTGAVSKHQEYLEQTDPDFLDPIDPKDLLEECQMVLQKRPARFQRDFVNLRTSFSRSHRPIRVMQWNILAQALGEGKDNFIQCPMEALRWEERKCLILEEILAYQPDILCLQEVDHYFDTFQPLLSRLGYQCTFFPKPWSPCLDVECNNGPDGCALFFLKDRFTLVNSTNIRLTAMKLKTNQVAIAQILKCNETGKLFCTAVTHLKARNGWERFRSAQGADLLENLKKITREAEVPLIICGDFNAEPTEEVYKEFSNSSLNLNSAYKLLSEDGLSEPPYTTWKIRPSGECRHTLDYIWYSQHALNVNAALSLLTEEQIGPNRLPSFTYPSDHLSLVCDFTFNEDPDRLL; this comes from the exons ATGTATCAGAGCCCCGCTCGGTCCCTGTGCTCGGCCCTCTCCAACCTCTGCTGCGCGCCTTCCTCCGCCACCTCCTCGACGCTGCTGCTCCGGTCTCCGGCTCCAGTTAAGAGAGCCCTCTCCCCGCCTGCCATCCTTGCCTCTTCCGCCGCCGTCACCGCCGCCCCTCACTACGGCTGCTCTGCGGCTGTGAGCTCGGGGGCTGCGAATTCCCAAGCAG TTTATTCCATGGGCAACAGTACCAGCAGGCTATATAGTGCTCTTGCAAAGACTCTGAGTACTGGTGCTGTCTCCAAACACCAGGAATACTTGGAACAAACGGATCCTGATTTCTTGGATCCCATTGATCCCAAGGATCTGCTTGAAGAATGCCAGATGGTTCTTCAGAAACGTCCTGCCCGGTTCCAGAGGGACTTTGTGAACCTGAGGACCAGCTTTTCCAGAAGCCACCGACCTATTAGGGTCATGCAGTGGAACATCCTTGCACAAG CTCTTGGAGAAGGCAAGGACAACTTTATTCAGTGCCCGATGGAAGCCCTGAGGTGGGAAGAAAGGAAATGCCTCATTCTAGAAGAGATCCTGGCATATCAGCCAGACATCTTGTGCCTACAGGAAGTGGACCACTACTTTGACACCTTCCAGCCTCTGCTCAGCCGGCTGGGCTACCAATGTACTTTCTTCCCTAAACCGTGGTCTCCATGTTTAGACGTGGAATGTAACAACGGGCCAGACGGCTGTGCCTTATTCTTCCTCAAGGACAGGTTCACTCTCGTCAACAGCACCAACATCAGGCTGACCGCCATGAAGCTGAAAACCAACCAAGTCGCCATTGCTCAGATTCTGAAATGTAACGAAACCGGCAAACTGTTCTGCACTGCTGTTACTCACCTGAAAGCTCGCAACGGCTGGGAGAGATTTAGGTCTGCGCAAGGGGCCGATCTTCTGGAGAACCTGAAGAAGATCACCCGGGAGGCAGAGGTCCCTCTAATCATCTGTGGCGATTTCAACGCGGAGCCCACCGAAGAGGTGTACAAGGAATTCTCAAATTCTAGCCTGAACCTAAACAGCGCTTACAAGCTGCTGAGTGAAGACGGACTGTCAGAACCTCCCTATACGACGTGGAAGATCCGACCCTCTGGAGAGTGCAGGCACACCCTCGATTACATCTGGTACTCCCAACATGCCTTAAACGTGAATGCTGCTCTCAGTCTCCTGACTGAGGAGCAAATTGGACCCAACAGGCTACCGTCTTTCACTTACCCCTCAGACCATCTGTCTTTAGTATGTGACTTCACATTTAATGAAGATCCCGACAGGCTTTTATAG
- the NOCT gene encoding nocturnin isoform X3, giving the protein MGNSTSRLYSALAKTLSTGAVSKHQEYLEQTDPDFLDPIDPKDLLEECQMVLQKRPARFQRDFVNLRTSFSRSHRPIRVMQWNILAQALGEGKDNFIQCPMEALRWEERKCLILEEILAYQPDILCLQEVDHYFDTFQPLLSRLGYQCTFFPKPWSPCLDVECNNGPDGCALFFLKDRFTLVNSTNIRLTAMKLKTNQVAIAQILKCNETGKLFCTAVTHLKARNGWERFRSAQGADLLENLKKITREAEVPLIICGDFNAEPTEEVYKEFSNSSLNLNSAYKLLSEDGLSEPPYTTWKIRPSGECRHTLDYIWYSQHALNVNAALSLLTEEQIGPNRLPSFTYPSDHLSLVCDFTFNEDPDRLL; this is encoded by the exons ATGGGCAACAGTACCAGCAGGCTATATAGTGCTCTTGCAAAGACTCTGAGTACTGGTGCTGTCTCCAAACACCAGGAATACTTGGAACAAACGGATCCTGATTTCTTGGATCCCATTGATCCCAAGGATCTGCTTGAAGAATGCCAGATGGTTCTTCAGAAACGTCCTGCCCGGTTCCAGAGGGACTTTGTGAACCTGAGGACCAGCTTTTCCAGAAGCCACCGACCTATTAGGGTCATGCAGTGGAACATCCTTGCACAAG CTCTTGGAGAAGGCAAGGACAACTTTATTCAGTGCCCGATGGAAGCCCTGAGGTGGGAAGAAAGGAAATGCCTCATTCTAGAAGAGATCCTGGCATATCAGCCAGACATCTTGTGCCTACAGGAAGTGGACCACTACTTTGACACCTTCCAGCCTCTGCTCAGCCGGCTGGGCTACCAATGTACTTTCTTCCCTAAACCGTGGTCTCCATGTTTAGACGTGGAATGTAACAACGGGCCAGACGGCTGTGCCTTATTCTTCCTCAAGGACAGGTTCACTCTCGTCAACAGCACCAACATCAGGCTGACCGCCATGAAGCTGAAAACCAACCAAGTCGCCATTGCTCAGATTCTGAAATGTAACGAAACCGGCAAACTGTTCTGCACTGCTGTTACTCACCTGAAAGCTCGCAACGGCTGGGAGAGATTTAGGTCTGCGCAAGGGGCCGATCTTCTGGAGAACCTGAAGAAGATCACCCGGGAGGCAGAGGTCCCTCTAATCATCTGTGGCGATTTCAACGCGGAGCCCACCGAAGAGGTGTACAAGGAATTCTCAAATTCTAGCCTGAACCTAAACAGCGCTTACAAGCTGCTGAGTGAAGACGGACTGTCAGAACCTCCCTATACGACGTGGAAGATCCGACCCTCTGGAGAGTGCAGGCACACCCTCGATTACATCTGGTACTCCCAACATGCCTTAAACGTGAATGCTGCTCTCAGTCTCCTGACTGAGGAGCAAATTGGACCCAACAGGCTACCGTCTTTCACTTACCCCTCAGACCATCTGTCTTTAGTATGTGACTTCACATTTAATGAAGATCCCGACAGGCTTTTATAG